In Aliarcobacter faecis, a genomic segment contains:
- a CDS encoding YggT family protein, whose amino-acid sequence MIDALFSSILTVFFSIIFLYKWVVIISAILSWVRPDPYNPIVQMLYRLTEPVYARIRRVIPTTFGGMDLAPLILIFALIFLETFLQKILM is encoded by the coding sequence ATGATAGATGCATTATTTAGCTCAATTTTAACTGTTTTTTTTAGTATTATTTTCCTTTATAAATGGGTTGTGATAATCTCTGCAATTTTAAGCTGGGTAAGACCTGACCCATATAATCCAATAGTTCAAATGCTTTATAGATTAACAGAGCCTGTTTATGCAAGAATAAGAAGAGTAATTCCAACAACTTTTGGTGGAATGGATTTAGCTCCACTTATTTTGATTTTTGCTCTTATATTCCTAGAGACATTTTTACAAAAAATTTTAATGTAA